TCCCCGCAATAAAAAAGCCGGCCTGTCTAAAACGATGACAGTCCGGCTTATAAGCAGTTGCCCTCCTGGCGGCTCGGCTGTCTTTTATTTGAATGTTTAAAGACCCGTGGCTTTCCGTCCCCCGGTCACCCGGAGTTTGGCTTTAACAAGAGTCAGCGTCAATAATACCGTCTATAAATTTTAAAAATAATTAATAAATAACTATAACTGTATCCTTAACTAAATAATTAATAATATGCCCCTCATCTAACATAAATCAATAAAAATTTATTGAAACCCGCCGGGAGGGTCGGAGGCGGCAATAACCTTTTGAATATAATTGATTTTTATGGCATCCTCCGGGCTACATGCCCCGCCGGTATTTGCCGCCCACTTCATACAGGGCGCCGGTGATCTGCCCCAGGGAACAGCAGCGGACGGTGTTCATCAACTCCGCGAAGATATTGCCGCCGGACAGGACCGTTTCTTTCAGTCGGGCCAGAGCCTTCGGGGCCTCATCCTGATTCTTTTGCTGGAATGCCCTCAACCGGTCAAGCTGGGACTGTTTCTCGTCCTCGGTGGCCCGGGCCAGTTCCAGCTTGGCGGTGGCGGCCTCGGCGGAGGCGTCGGGATTAATGAAGGTGTTCACGCCGATAATAGGCAGGGCGCCGGTATGCTTGCGCATTTCGTAATAGATGGACTCCTCCTGGATACGGGAGCGCTGGTACCCGGTTTCCATGGCCCCCAGCACCCCGCCCCGGGAAGTGATGCGGTCGAACTCGGCCAGCACCGCCTCTTCCACCAGGTCGGTCAACTCATCGACGATGAAACTGCCCTGGAGCGGGTTCTCGTTTCTGGCCAGCCCCCACTCCCGGTTGATGATCTGCTGAATGGCCAGGGCCCGGCGCACGGACTCGGGGCTGGGCGTGGTGATGGCCTCGTCATAGGCGTTGGTATGCAGGCTGTTGCAGTTGTCGTAGATGGCGCACAGGGCCTGCAGGGTGGTGCGGATGTCGTTGAACTGGATCTCCTGCATGTGCAGGGACCGGCCCGATGTCTGGATGTGGTACTTGAGCATCTGGGAGCGTTCCGATCCCCGGTATTTTTCCCGGACGGCGACGGACCAGATGCGCCGGGCCACCCGGCCGATGACCGTGTATTCCGGGTCCATGCCGTTGGAAAAGAAAAAAGAGAAATTGGGGGCAAAGCTGTCCAGTGGCATGTTCCGGGAGAGATAGTACTCCAGGTAGGTGAAGCCGTTGGCCAGGGTCAGGGCCAGCTGGGTGATGGGGTTGGCCCCGGCCTCGGCGATATGGTAGCCGGAGATGGAAACCGAATAAAAGTTGCGGACATTGTTGGCGATAAAAAATTCCTGAATGTCGCCCATCATCTTGAGGGCGAATTCGATGGAAAAGATGCAGGTATTCTGGCCCTGGTCTTCCTTGAGGATGTCGGCCTGGACCGTTCCCCGGATATTGGCCAGGACCCGGGCCCGAACGGCTTCGGCCTCCTCGGCCGTCAGATCGCGGCCTTTTTCCGCCCGCCGCCGCTCAGCCTGCTGGTCGATGGCGGCATTTAAAAACATGGCCAGCATGATCGGTGCCGGTCCGTTGATGGTCATGGAGACCGAGTTGTTGGGCGCGCACAGTTCAAAGCCGCCGTAAAGCACCTTGACGTCTTCCAGGGTGCAGACACTGACGCCGGAAGTTCCGATCTTGCCGTAAATGTCCGGCCGGGTGTCCGGATCAAAACCATAGAGGGTGACCGAATCAAAGGCCGTGGACAGGCGCTTGGCCTCCGAATCCGCGGACAATAGCTTGAAACGGCGGTTGGTCCGGGCCGGATCGCCTTCGCCGGCGAACATGCGGGTCGGGTCCTCGCCCACGCGCTTTAACGGGAACACGCCGGCGGTAAAGGGGAAGAACCCCGGCAGGTTCTCCCGGCGCAGCCAGGCGAAAATTTCTCCCGGATCGGTGTAATCCGGCAGGGCGAGCTTGGGGATGCGGGTGCCGGACAGGGACCGGGTAATCAGGGGCCGGCGAATTTCCTCCCCCCGGACCGAATAGACCAGTTCGTCTTCATAATAAGAA
Above is a genomic segment from Thermodesulfobacteriota bacterium containing:
- the icmF gene encoding fused isobutyryl-CoA mutase/GTPase IcmF, giving the protein MEPQPYQPKHHIRVVTATALFDGHDASINIMRRILQDTGVEVIHLGHNRSASEIVRAAVEEDAQGIAVSSYQGGHMEFFTYILDLLKAQEAGHIKVFGGGGGVIVPDEIRELEARGVAKIYSPDDGARLGLQGIINHMVKTLDFSTIDGRPGDLDRLSADNPGMVARMITQVRTAEDAADGSLDKIRQALDAKTGSRVVPVIGVTGTGGAGKSSLTDELILRFLMDPGDTRVAVICADPSRRKTGGALLGDRIRMNAINSSRVYMRSLATRQSHAEIPSAMAETIATVKAAGFDLVVVETAGIGQGNSNIVGLADVCLYVMTSEFGAASQLEKIDMLDYADIVAVNKFEKQGSEDALRDVRKQMQRNRKAFDVPPDHMPAFGTIASKFNDDGVTALYHALLDKLAEKTGIRFETCLPKSGATCSTSRAIIIPAERTRYLSEIAETIRAYHEETRQQADALRREWHMAESKQALADSGAARAAADLDGLLEQAWQSVTPETRGLLDQWCRIKDSYYEDELVYSVRGEEIRRPLITRSLSGTRIPKLALPDYTDPGEIFAWLRRENLPGFFPFTAGVFPLKRVGEDPTRMFAGEGDPARTNRRFKLLSADSEAKRLSTAFDSVTLYGFDPDTRPDIYGKIGTSGVSVCTLEDVKVLYGGFELCAPNNSVSMTINGPAPIMLAMFLNAAIDQQAERRRAEKGRDLTAEEAEAVRARVLANIRGTVQADILKEDQGQNTCIFSIEFALKMMGDIQEFFIANNVRNFYSVSISGYHIAEAGANPITQLALTLANGFTYLEYYLSRNMPLDSFAPNFSFFFSNGMDPEYTVIGRVARRIWSVAVREKYRGSERSQMLKYHIQTSGRSLHMQEIQFNDIRTTLQALCAIYDNCNSLHTNAYDEAITTPSPESVRRALAIQQIINREWGLARNENPLQGSFIVDELTDLVEEAVLAEFDRITSRGGVLGAMETGYQRSRIQEESIYYEMRKHTGALPIIGVNTFINPDASAEAATAKLELARATEDEKQSQLDRLRAFQQKNQDEAPKALARLKETVLSGGNIFAELMNTVRCCSLGQITGALYEVGGKYRRGM